The Saccharopolyspora gloriosae genome window below encodes:
- a CDS encoding acyl-CoA dehydrogenase family protein, whose translation MELADSAQEAAFRREVREWLGDHLTGEFAAARGLGGPGREHEEFELRLAWDRHLAAGGWTCLGWPEEFGGRGASIAQQVIFHEEYASIGAPVRVGHVGEELLGPTIIAFGTEQQRRRFLPAIVEVRELWCQGYSEPSAGSDLANLSTKARRDGPDWVIDGQKTWTSLAHVADWCFVLARTGPPGGRHRGLSYLLVPMDQPGVEVRPIVQLTGTSEFNEVFFDGARTDASHVVGEVGGGWTVAMGTLGFERGVGTIDQQVVFRRELERITDLARSGGALDDPVLRDKISRAWIGLEVMRFNALRTLTGVANGTAGPEASIAKLYWATFHRGLGELAMEVAGACGLVAEDAPYRLDERQRLFLFTRADTIYGGSNEIQRNIIAERVLGLPKEARS comes from the coding sequence ATGGAGCTGGCCGACAGCGCTCAGGAGGCGGCGTTCCGCCGGGAGGTCCGGGAGTGGCTGGGTGATCACCTCACCGGTGAGTTCGCCGCGGCGCGGGGCCTCGGGGGGCCTGGTCGCGAGCACGAGGAGTTCGAGCTGCGGCTCGCCTGGGACCGCCACCTCGCGGCGGGCGGCTGGACCTGCCTGGGCTGGCCCGAGGAGTTCGGCGGGCGCGGCGCGTCGATCGCGCAGCAGGTGATCTTCCACGAGGAGTACGCGAGCATCGGGGCGCCGGTGCGCGTCGGCCACGTCGGCGAGGAGCTGCTCGGGCCCACGATCATCGCTTTCGGCACCGAGCAGCAGCGGCGGCGGTTCCTGCCCGCGATCGTCGAGGTGCGAGAACTGTGGTGCCAGGGCTACTCGGAGCCCTCCGCCGGATCCGACCTGGCGAACCTGTCCACCAAGGCGCGCCGCGACGGGCCGGACTGGGTGATCGACGGGCAGAAGACCTGGACGTCGCTGGCGCACGTGGCCGACTGGTGCTTCGTGCTCGCCCGCACCGGCCCGCCCGGCGGCAGGCACCGCGGGCTGTCCTACCTGCTGGTGCCGATGGACCAGCCGGGCGTCGAGGTGCGGCCGATCGTGCAGCTCACCGGCACCTCCGAGTTCAACGAGGTGTTCTTCGACGGCGCCCGCACCGACGCCTCCCACGTCGTCGGCGAGGTCGGCGGCGGCTGGACGGTCGCGATGGGCACGCTCGGGTTCGAACGCGGCGTCGGCACCATCGACCAGCAGGTGGTGTTCCGCCGCGAACTGGAGCGCATCACCGACCTCGCCCGCAGCGGCGGCGCGCTCGACGACCCGGTGCTGCGGGACAAGATCAGCCGGGCGTGGATCGGGCTGGAGGTGATGCGGTTCAACGCGCTGCGCACGCTGACCGGGGTGGCCAACGGCACCGCCGGTCCGGAAGCGTCGATCGCGAAGCTGTACTGGGCCACCTTCCACCGCGGGCTCGGCGAGCTGGCCATGGAGGTGGCCGGGGCGTGCGGTCTGGTGGCCGAGGACGCGCCCTACCGGCTCGACGAACGGCAGCGGCTGTTCCTGTTCACCCGCGCCGACACCATCTACGGCGGTTCCAACGAGATCCAGCGCAACATCATCGCCGAGCGCGTGCTCGGCCTGCCGAAGGAGGCCCGGTCGTGA
- a CDS encoding SDR family oxidoreductase, whose protein sequence is MTTPAEPAPHALLEGKTALVTAAAGSGIGSATARRMIREGARVVISDAHERRLESTRAELAELPGAQVLAVPCDVTDEQQVQRLVDAAAAELGRLDVVVNNAGLGGTAPIQDMTDQQWDRVLDVTLNGTFRCTRAAIRRFREQGGGGVVVNNSSVVGWRAQAGQAHYAAAKAGVMALTRCAAIDAAELGVRVNAVAPSLVMHPNLAKVTSDELLAELESREAFGRSAEPWEVANAIVFLASDYSTYLTGEVISVSSQHP, encoded by the coding sequence GTGACCACTCCCGCCGAACCCGCGCCGCACGCGCTGCTGGAGGGCAAGACCGCACTGGTGACCGCGGCGGCGGGCTCCGGGATCGGCTCGGCGACCGCGCGCCGGATGATCCGCGAAGGCGCCCGCGTGGTCATCAGCGACGCGCACGAGCGGCGCTTGGAGTCGACCCGCGCGGAGCTGGCCGAGCTGCCCGGCGCGCAGGTGCTCGCGGTGCCCTGCGACGTCACCGATGAGCAGCAGGTGCAGCGCCTGGTCGACGCCGCGGCGGCGGAGCTGGGACGGCTCGACGTCGTGGTCAACAACGCCGGACTCGGTGGCACGGCGCCGATCCAGGACATGACCGATCAGCAGTGGGACCGCGTCCTGGACGTCACGCTCAACGGCACGTTCCGCTGCACCCGCGCGGCGATCCGGCGGTTCCGGGAGCAGGGCGGCGGGGGCGTGGTCGTGAACAACTCCTCGGTGGTGGGCTGGCGGGCGCAGGCGGGGCAGGCGCACTACGCGGCGGCGAAGGCGGGCGTGATGGCGTTGACCCGCTGCGCGGCGATCGACGCGGCCGAGCTGGGGGTGCGGGTGAACGCGGTCGCGCCGAGCCTGGTGATGCATCCGAACCTGGCGAAGGTGACCTCGGACGAACTGCTGGCCGAGCTCGAGTCCCGGGAGGCGTTCGGGCGCTCCGCCGAACCGTGGGAGGTCGCGAACGCGATCGTCTTCCTGGCCTCGGACTACTCGACCTACCTGACCGGCGAGGTCATCTCCGTCAGCAGCCAGCACCCGTGA
- a CDS encoding TetR/AcrR family transcriptional regulator: MAETKRSSGRVQRPAGADAGSGGSRRRAELLAIAADLFAERGFVVTTVREIADAAGILSGSLYHHFDSKESMVDEILREFLDFQQRLYADVLREATDPRTTVTELIRQSFRAMNGYRSAVTIYQNEAKHLAQFERFDYLRRASNDFERTWTKVLQQGQQAGVFREDLNVKIAYRLIRDAVWTTVHWYNPRGRLNAEVIAEQHVTILCEGITTPRG, from the coding sequence ATGGCCGAAACCAAGCGCTCGTCCGGGCGTGTGCAGCGCCCGGCAGGTGCCGACGCGGGAAGCGGCGGATCGCGGCGGCGCGCGGAGCTGCTGGCGATCGCGGCGGACCTGTTCGCCGAGCGGGGCTTCGTGGTCACGACGGTCCGGGAGATCGCCGACGCCGCGGGCATCCTGTCCGGCAGCCTCTACCACCACTTCGATTCCAAGGAATCGATGGTCGACGAGATCCTGCGCGAGTTCCTGGACTTCCAGCAGCGGCTCTACGCGGACGTGCTGCGCGAGGCGACCGATCCGCGCACCACCGTCACCGAGCTGATCCGGCAGTCCTTCCGCGCCATGAACGGGTACCGCTCGGCGGTCACCATCTACCAGAACGAGGCCAAGCACCTCGCCCAGTTCGAGCGCTTCGACTACCTGCGCCGGGCGAGCAACGACTTCGAGCGCACCTGGACGAAGGTGCTCCAGCAGGGCCAGCAGGCCGGCGTGTTCCGCGAAGACCTCAACGTGAAGATCGCCTACCGGCTGATCCGGGACGCCGTGTGGACCACGGTGCACTGGTACAACCCGCGCGGGCGGTTGAACGCCGAGGTCATCGCGGAACAGCACGTGACCATCCTGTGCGAGGGGATCACGACTCCGCGCGGCTGA
- a CDS encoding NAD(P)H-dependent flavin oxidoreductase, with the protein MTAPVLDTALCRLTGVRHPVVQTGMGWVAGPRLVSATAEAGALGVLASATMSLEQLESAIREVRERTGNPFGVNLRADAADAEQRVDLLIREGVRVASFALMPDQRLIGRLKDADVVVIPSVGARRHAEKVRAWGADAVLVQGGEGGGHTGPVATTVLLPQVVDAVDIPVIAAGGFFDGRGLAAALCYGAAGIGMGTRFLLTSDSAVPDAVKQRYLAAAAGDAQVTSRVDGMPHRMLRSALTESAESTGRLRRLPGALRHAAAFKAMSGMSWRRLIADGLAMRRAKEMPWSAVLLAANTPMLIREALVRGDADAGVLPAGQVVGLLDELPGCAELVEGIVEDAARVLAGSAGLVSRAES; encoded by the coding sequence ATGACCGCGCCCGTGCTCGACACCGCGCTGTGCCGGTTGACCGGGGTGCGGCACCCGGTGGTGCAGACCGGGATGGGCTGGGTGGCCGGTCCGCGGCTGGTCTCGGCGACCGCGGAGGCCGGTGCGCTCGGCGTGCTCGCCTCCGCGACCATGAGCTTGGAACAGCTGGAGTCGGCGATCCGGGAAGTGCGCGAGCGCACCGGGAATCCGTTCGGCGTGAACCTGCGCGCCGACGCGGCCGACGCCGAGCAGCGGGTCGACCTGCTCATCCGCGAAGGGGTCCGGGTGGCCTCGTTCGCGCTGATGCCCGACCAGCGCCTGATCGGCAGGCTCAAGGACGCCGACGTGGTCGTGATCCCGTCCGTCGGCGCGCGGCGGCACGCGGAGAAGGTGCGGGCCTGGGGTGCCGACGCCGTGCTCGTGCAGGGTGGTGAGGGCGGCGGGCACACCGGCCCGGTCGCCACCACCGTGCTGCTGCCGCAGGTGGTGGACGCGGTGGACATCCCGGTGATCGCCGCGGGCGGCTTCTTCGACGGCCGCGGGCTGGCCGCGGCGCTGTGCTACGGCGCGGCCGGGATCGGGATGGGCACCCGGTTCCTGCTGACCTCCGACAGCGCCGTGCCCGACGCGGTCAAGCAGCGCTACCTGGCCGCCGCCGCGGGCGACGCCCAGGTCACCTCGCGGGTGGACGGCATGCCGCACCGGATGCTGCGCAGCGCCCTGACCGAGAGCGCCGAGTCCACCGGCAGGCTGCGGCGGCTGCCGGGCGCGCTGCGCCACGCCGCCGCGTTCAAGGCGATGAGCGGCATGTCCTGGCGGCGGCTGATCGCCGACGGGCTCGCGATGCGCCGCGCGAAGGAGATGCCGTGGAGCGCGGTGCTGCTCGCGGCGAACACCCCGATGCTGATCAGGGAGGCGCTGGTGCGCGGCGACGCCGACGCGGGGGTGCTGCCCGCCGGGCAGGTCGTGGGGTTGCTCGACGAGCTGCCCGGCTGCGCGGAACTGGTCGAGGGCATCGTCGAGGACGCGGCTCGCGTGCTGGCGGGCTCCGCCGGGCTCGTCAGCCGCGCGGAGTCGTGA
- a CDS encoding CoA-transferase subunit beta, with translation MTDDVSRAEICAVACADSWRDAGEVLASPFGHVPSLGARLARLTTAPDLLLTDGEAVLLADTPPLGGDGATTEGWMPYRQVLDLLAGGRRRVMMGATQIDRHGNQNISRIGPWDRPKVQLIGARGAPGNSVNHVTNYWVPDHGKRIFVEAVDLVCGVGHDRAVGAAGRFHDVQVVVTNLGVLDFAGVGATMRLRSVHPGVTVEQVRENTGFELDTTSVTETRQPTAEELDLIRTVLDPGGLRDREVRA, from the coding sequence ATGACCGACGACGTGAGCCGCGCCGAGATCTGCGCCGTGGCCTGCGCCGACAGCTGGCGCGACGCCGGTGAGGTGCTGGCCTCCCCGTTCGGGCACGTCCCCTCGCTCGGCGCGCGGCTGGCCCGGCTGACCACGGCGCCCGACCTGCTGCTGACCGACGGCGAAGCGGTGCTGCTGGCCGACACGCCACCGCTGGGCGGGGACGGCGCGACCACCGAGGGCTGGATGCCGTACCGGCAGGTGCTCGACCTGCTGGCCGGCGGACGGCGGCGGGTGATGATGGGCGCGACCCAGATCGACCGGCACGGCAACCAGAACATCTCCCGGATCGGCCCGTGGGACCGGCCGAAGGTGCAGCTGATCGGGGCGCGCGGCGCACCGGGCAACTCCGTCAACCACGTGACCAACTACTGGGTCCCCGACCACGGCAAGCGGATCTTCGTGGAGGCCGTCGACCTGGTCTGCGGCGTCGGGCACGATCGGGCCGTCGGTGCCGCCGGGCGGTTCCACGACGTGCAGGTCGTCGTGACGAACCTGGGCGTGCTCGACTTCGCCGGGGTGGGCGCGACCATGCGGCTGCGCTCGGTGCATCCCGGTGTGACGGTCGAGCAGGTACGGGAGAACACCGGCTTCGAGCTCGACACCACCTCGGTGACCGAGACGCGGCAGCCGACCGCCGAGGAGCTCGACCTCATCCGCACCGTGCTGGACCCCGGCGGGCTCCGCGACCGAGAGGTCCGGGCATGA
- a CDS encoding CoA transferase subunit A, which yields MRDKLTTPDEIAGRLRSGMTIGIGGWGSRRKPMALVRAILRSDVRDLTLVSYGGPDVGLLAAAGKLRKVVFGFVSLDSIPLDPHFRAARQRGELDVAEYDEGMVLAGLRAAAARLPFHPTRAGLGSDVPALNPDLRTVRSPYDDGEELLAMPALRLDAALVHLNRADRHGNAQYLGPDPYFDDLMCAAADHGYVSCERVVPTEELLRAGPVQSVLLNRTHTDAVAETPRGAHFTGCAPDYDRDEAFQRRYAASAADPASWEAFRAEFLSGDEQAYQAAVDAAREVAE from the coding sequence ATGCGGGACAAGCTCACGACCCCCGACGAGATCGCGGGACGACTGCGCAGCGGCATGACCATCGGGATCGGCGGCTGGGGTTCCCGGCGCAAACCGATGGCGCTGGTGCGCGCGATCCTGCGCTCCGACGTGCGGGATCTGACCCTGGTGTCCTACGGCGGGCCCGACGTGGGGCTGCTGGCCGCGGCGGGCAAGCTGCGCAAGGTCGTGTTCGGGTTCGTCTCGCTGGACTCGATCCCGCTGGACCCGCACTTCCGCGCGGCCCGCCAGCGCGGCGAGCTCGACGTCGCCGAGTACGACGAGGGGATGGTGCTGGCCGGGCTGCGCGCGGCGGCGGCGCGGCTGCCGTTCCACCCGACCAGGGCCGGGCTCGGCTCCGACGTCCCGGCGCTCAACCCGGACTTGCGCACCGTGCGCTCCCCCTACGACGACGGCGAGGAACTGCTGGCGATGCCCGCGCTGCGGCTCGACGCGGCGCTGGTGCACCTCAACCGCGCGGACCGGCACGGCAACGCCCAGTACCTCGGGCCGGACCCCTACTTCGACGACCTGATGTGCGCGGCGGCCGATCACGGCTACGTCAGCTGCGAGCGGGTGGTGCCCACCGAGGAGCTGCTGCGGGCGGGGCCGGTGCAGTCGGTGCTGCTGAACCGGACGCACACCGACGCGGTCGCCGAGACGCCGCGCGGCGCGCACTTCACCGGCTGCGCCCCGGACTACGACCGGGACGAGGCGTTCCAGCGGCGCTACGCCGCCAGCGCCGCCGACCCGGCGAGCTGGGAAGCGTTCCGCGCGGAGTTCCTCAGCGGGGACGAACAGGCGTACCAAGCCGCGGTCGACGCGGCACGGGAGGTGGCCGAATGA
- a CDS encoding enoyl-CoA hydratase family protein, which translates to MTIRIRRHDNGIVVLTMDHPPVNALPAQGWHDLADAVRAAGADERTRVVVLRAEGRGFNAGVDIKELTADPGHAKLIAVNHGCFDAFKSVYECPVPVISAVHGFCLGGGIGLVGNSDIIIAAEDAYFGLPEVDRGALGAATHLSRLVPQHRARAMFYTGRTATARELADFGSVWEVVEPARLHTAAWELAESIADKNPLVIRRAKESLNGIDPVDVHRSYRFEQGFTFELNLSGVSDQVRESFGEPGGSGRHT; encoded by the coding sequence ATGACGATCCGGATTCGGCGCCACGACAACGGAATCGTGGTTCTGACCATGGACCACCCACCGGTGAACGCGCTGCCCGCCCAGGGCTGGCACGACCTCGCCGACGCGGTGCGCGCCGCCGGCGCGGACGAGCGGACCCGCGTCGTGGTCCTGCGGGCCGAGGGCCGCGGGTTCAACGCGGGAGTCGACATCAAGGAGCTCACCGCCGACCCCGGCCACGCCAAGCTCATCGCCGTCAACCACGGGTGCTTCGACGCGTTCAAGAGCGTCTACGAATGCCCGGTGCCGGTGATCAGCGCCGTGCACGGCTTCTGCCTCGGCGGCGGCATCGGGCTGGTCGGCAACTCCGACATCATCATCGCCGCCGAGGACGCGTACTTCGGCCTGCCGGAGGTGGATCGGGGCGCGCTCGGCGCGGCCACCCACCTGTCGCGGCTCGTGCCGCAGCACCGCGCGCGGGCGATGTTCTACACCGGGCGCACCGCGACCGCCCGCGAGCTCGCGGACTTCGGCTCCGTCTGGGAGGTCGTGGAGCCCGCGCGGCTGCACACCGCCGCCTGGGAGCTCGCCGAGTCGATCGCGGACAAGAACCCGCTCGTGATCCGCCGGGCCAAGGAATCCCTCAACGGCATCGACCCGGTGGACGTCCACCGCAGCTACCGGTTCGAGCAGGGGTTCACCTTCGAACTCAACCTCAGCGGAGTCTCCGACCAGGTCCGGGAGTCGTTCGGCGAGCCGGGCGGTTCCGGGCGGCACACGTGA
- a CDS encoding SDR family oxidoreductase, translating to MGVEIDLSGRVALVTGGTRGIGAGIAAVLLRAGARVHVCSRNPPERLPEGAGRRAEFLAADVRDPEQVDELIGEVVRRSGGLDVVVNNAGGAPPVDTATVSPRFHAKIVELNLLAPLLVCQRAWPVMRDRGGSMIMISSVAARRAAPTIAAYAAAKAGLESLTRTLALEFAPSVRVNAVAVGVARTENFAEHFGAAAEDSGFADGIPLGRPAEPEEVGHACAFLASPLAGYLTGDVLSVDGGGEPHPNLARIAAEFRPAD from the coding sequence GTGGGCGTCGAGATCGACCTGTCCGGCCGGGTAGCGCTGGTGACCGGAGGGACTCGGGGGATCGGTGCCGGGATCGCCGCGGTGCTGCTGCGGGCGGGCGCGCGGGTGCACGTGTGCTCGCGCAACCCGCCGGAGCGGCTGCCGGAAGGCGCGGGGCGGCGGGCCGAGTTCCTCGCGGCGGACGTGCGCGACCCGGAGCAGGTGGACGAGCTGATCGGCGAGGTCGTGCGCCGTTCCGGCGGGCTGGACGTGGTGGTGAACAACGCCGGTGGGGCGCCGCCGGTGGACACCGCCACGGTCTCGCCGCGGTTCCACGCGAAGATCGTCGAGCTGAACCTGCTGGCGCCGCTGCTGGTCTGCCAGCGGGCCTGGCCGGTCATGCGCGATCGTGGCGGATCGATGATCATGATCAGCAGCGTGGCCGCGCGCCGCGCGGCGCCCACCATCGCCGCCTACGCCGCGGCGAAAGCGGGACTGGAGAGCCTCACCCGCACGCTCGCGCTGGAGTTCGCGCCGAGCGTGCGGGTCAACGCGGTGGCCGTGGGCGTGGCGCGCACCGAGAACTTCGCGGAGCACTTCGGCGCGGCGGCCGAGGATTCCGGGTTCGCAGACGGCATCCCGCTGGGGCGGCCCGCGGAGCCGGAGGAAGTGGGCCACGCCTGCGCCTTCCTGGCCTCGCCGCTGGCCGGCTACCTGACCGGCGACGTGCTGTCCGTGGACGGTGGCGGCGAGCCGCACCCGAACCTGGCCCGGATCGCCGCGGAGTTCCGGCCCGCGGACTGA
- a CDS encoding SDR family oxidoreductase, translating to MGGICEGRVVVVTGAARGLGRAHALEFARQGASVVVNDIGVALDGGGGDAGPAASVVEEIRALGGDAVADGSDVADWGQAAELVARAVDTFGRLDVLVNNAGFVRDRMFVNLSEQEWDEVLRVHLKGHAATMRHAAEHWRQRAKSGAPVAARVINTCSGAGLLGSVGQSNYAAAKAGIAALTVNAAAELGRYGITANAIAPAARTRMTEQVFAADMARPDDDAFDAMAPENVSPLVVWLGSEESARVTGRVFEVEGGAVRVMTAWRHGAEHDAARRWDPAELGPVVHDLLTRDPTPEPVYGATSQQSRAGGST from the coding sequence GTGGGTGGAATCTGCGAGGGCAGGGTGGTCGTCGTGACCGGCGCCGCCCGCGGCCTCGGGCGCGCGCACGCGCTGGAGTTCGCCAGGCAAGGGGCGTCGGTCGTGGTCAACGACATCGGCGTGGCCCTCGACGGCGGCGGGGGAGACGCCGGTCCGGCCGCGTCGGTGGTCGAGGAGATCCGCGCGCTGGGCGGCGACGCGGTCGCCGACGGGTCCGACGTCGCCGACTGGGGGCAGGCGGCGGAGCTCGTCGCGCGCGCGGTGGACACCTTCGGGCGGCTGGACGTGCTGGTGAACAACGCCGGTTTCGTGCGGGACCGGATGTTCGTGAACCTCTCCGAGCAGGAGTGGGACGAGGTGCTGCGGGTGCACCTGAAGGGCCACGCGGCGACGATGCGCCACGCCGCCGAGCACTGGCGGCAGCGGGCGAAGTCCGGTGCGCCCGTCGCGGCCCGCGTCATCAACACCTGTTCCGGCGCGGGCCTGCTGGGCAGCGTCGGGCAGAGCAACTACGCGGCGGCCAAAGCGGGCATCGCGGCGCTGACGGTGAACGCCGCCGCCGAACTCGGCCGCTACGGCATCACCGCCAACGCGATCGCCCCGGCGGCCCGCACCCGGATGACCGAGCAGGTCTTCGCCGCCGACATGGCCCGCCCGGACGACGACGCTTTCGACGCGATGGCGCCCGAGAACGTCTCCCCGCTGGTGGTCTGGCTGGGCAGCGAGGAATCCGCGCGGGTCACCGGCCGGGTCTTCGAGGTCGAGGGCGGCGCGGTCCGCGTCATGACGGCGTGGCGCCACGGCGCCGAGCACGACGCGGCCCGCAGGTGGGACCCCGCCGAGCTCGGCCCGGTGGTGCACGACCTGCTGACCCGAGACCCCACCCCGGAGCCGGTCTACGGCGCGACATCACAGCAATCGAGAGCGGGAGGATCGACATGA
- a CDS encoding acetyl-CoA C-acetyltransferase has translation MTEAYIVDAVRTPVGKRGGGLSGVHPADLSAHVLRALVERVELDPGRVDDVLWGCVDAVGAQAGNIGRTGWLAAGFPEHVPGVTIDRQCGSSQQAVHFAAQAVLSGTADLVVAGGVANMSGIPIGSALRSVQGLDFPTAYGPGSGSEGWQQRYGDVEVTQFNGAELIARKWGISRAEMEEFALSSHHRAIAAMDEGRFDAEVVPLAGVERDEGPRRDTNLDKLAGLKALRPDGLLTAGVSSQISDGSSALLVASERAVAEHGWTPRARVHHLSARGDDPVFMLSAPIEATRYALDRAGLSAADLDVVEINEAFASVVLAWQREIGVDPAKVNPNGGAIALGHPLGATGTKLMTTLLGELERTGGRYGLQTMCEGGGTANVTIVERLGG, from the coding sequence ATGACCGAGGCGTACATCGTCGACGCGGTGCGAACTCCAGTCGGCAAGCGCGGGGGCGGGCTCAGCGGCGTGCACCCGGCGGACCTGTCCGCGCACGTGCTGCGCGCCCTCGTCGAACGGGTCGAGCTGGACCCGGGGCGGGTCGACGACGTGCTGTGGGGCTGCGTGGACGCGGTCGGGGCGCAGGCGGGCAACATCGGCCGCACGGGCTGGCTCGCGGCCGGGTTCCCGGAGCACGTCCCCGGCGTGACGATCGACCGGCAGTGCGGCTCGTCGCAGCAAGCCGTGCACTTCGCGGCCCAGGCGGTGCTCAGCGGCACCGCGGACCTGGTCGTCGCGGGCGGTGTGGCGAACATGAGCGGAATCCCGATCGGCAGCGCGCTGCGTTCGGTGCAGGGGCTGGACTTCCCGACGGCCTACGGTCCCGGCTCGGGTTCCGAGGGGTGGCAGCAGCGCTACGGCGACGTCGAGGTCACCCAGTTCAACGGCGCGGAGCTCATCGCGCGGAAGTGGGGCATCTCGCGGGCGGAGATGGAGGAGTTCGCGCTCAGCAGCCACCACCGGGCGATCGCGGCGATGGACGAGGGCCGCTTCGACGCCGAGGTGGTGCCGCTGGCCGGGGTCGAGCGGGACGAGGGACCGCGCCGGGACACGAACCTGGACAAGCTCGCGGGGCTCAAGGCGTTGCGGCCGGACGGCCTGCTGACCGCGGGCGTGTCGAGCCAGATCTCCGACGGGTCCTCCGCGCTGCTGGTGGCGTCCGAGCGGGCGGTGGCCGAGCACGGGTGGACGCCGCGGGCGCGGGTGCACCACCTCAGCGCGCGGGGCGACGATCCGGTGTTCATGCTCTCCGCGCCGATCGAGGCCACCCGGTACGCGCTGGACCGCGCCGGGCTGTCGGCGGCGGACCTCGACGTGGTCGAGATCAACGAGGCGTTCGCCAGCGTCGTGCTGGCGTGGCAGCGGGAGATCGGCGTGGATCCGGCGAAGGTGAACCCCAACGGCGGCGCGATCGCGCTGGGCCATCCGCTCGGCGCGACGGGGACGAAGTTGATGACCACGTTGCTGGGCGAGCTGGAGCGCACCGGCGGGCGCTACGGCCTGCAGACCATGTGCGAGGGCGGCGGCACCGCCAACGTGACGATCGTGGAGCGGCTCGGCGGGTAG
- a CDS encoding MBL fold metallo-hydrolase, which translates to MDVDVARGRQEWIRPGAFEVAPGVHRIPLPMPGDGLRAVNVYAIEDGDGLVLVDAGWARPEARDALEAALGELGHGLGDVRRFLVTHLHQDHYTLAVRLRAEFGTTIALGAGERPSLEALLAGTHDRQLSKLERGGATELAAVVRDAVEGDHGKPAEDYEAPDEWLADGAEIELADRTLRVVETPGHTRGHVVFVDERNSLLFAGDHVLPHITPSIGLEAARTALPLGDYLDSLRLVGELPDLRLLPAHGPVTGSAHARVDELLAHHELRLDQTAAAVRGGAATGFEVAGVLGWTRRERSFADLDMFNQILAVGETLAHLDVLVARGRCERTTVDGVDGYRSI; encoded by the coding sequence GTGGATGTGGACGTGGCGCGCGGGCGGCAGGAGTGGATCCGTCCTGGCGCGTTCGAAGTCGCGCCGGGGGTGCATCGGATTCCGCTGCCGATGCCGGGTGACGGCCTGCGCGCGGTCAACGTGTACGCCATCGAGGACGGCGACGGCCTGGTGCTCGTGGACGCGGGCTGGGCCCGGCCGGAGGCGCGGGACGCGCTGGAAGCCGCCCTCGGCGAGCTCGGGCACGGGCTCGGCGACGTGCGCCGCTTCCTGGTGACCCACCTGCACCAGGACCACTACACGCTCGCCGTGCGGCTGCGCGCGGAGTTCGGCACCACCATCGCGCTGGGCGCGGGCGAGCGGCCGTCGCTGGAGGCGCTGCTCGCGGGCACGCACGACCGGCAGCTGTCCAAGCTGGAACGAGGCGGCGCGACCGAGCTCGCCGCGGTCGTCCGCGACGCCGTGGAAGGCGACCACGGCAAGCCCGCGGAGGACTACGAGGCGCCGGACGAGTGGCTGGCCGACGGTGCCGAGATCGAGCTCGCCGACCGGACGCTGCGGGTCGTCGAGACGCCCGGTCACACCCGGGGGCACGTCGTGTTCGTCGACGAGCGGAACTCGTTGCTGTTCGCGGGGGATCACGTGCTGCCGCACATCACGCCGTCGATCGGCCTGGAGGCGGCGCGCACCGCGCTGCCGCTCGGGGACTACCTGGACTCGCTGCGGCTAGTCGGCGAGCTGCCCGACCTGCGGCTGCTGCCCGCGCACGGACCGGTCACCGGCAGCGCGCACGCGCGCGTGGACGAACTGCTGGCCCACCACGAGCTCCGGCTCGACCAGACCGCGGCGGCCGTCCGCGGGGGCGCGGCAACCGGGTTCGAGGTCGCCGGCGTCCTCGGGTGGACCCGCCGCGAGCGGTCCTTCGCGGACCTGGACATGTTCAACCAGATCCTGGCGGTCGGCGAGACCCTGGCGCACCTGGACGTGCTCGTGGCGCGCGGCCGGTGCGAGCGCACCACTGTGGACGGTGTCGACGGGTACCGGTCGATCTGA
- the kstR gene encoding cholesterol catabolism transcriptional regulator KstR has protein sequence MNAMPRRGSAAANAASLLAEDQGGSAAQNARRKRIIDATIALAGKGGYEAVQMRAVAEKADVALGTLYRYFPSKIHLLVTGLAREFERSLDRLDRTKIPGDTPYDRVLFVLSRTTRTMQRNPQLTEAMTRAFMFADTSAATEVDAVGALTETLFSGAMTTGDDEPTEEQRAIARVIADVWLSNLVAWVTRRASATDVANRLELTVRLLLR, from the coding sequence ATGAACGCCATGCCTCGACGCGGTTCCGCCGCGGCCAACGCGGCCAGTCTGCTGGCCGAGGACCAGGGCGGCTCGGCGGCGCAGAACGCGCGCCGCAAGCGGATCATCGACGCCACCATCGCGCTCGCCGGCAAGGGCGGGTACGAAGCCGTCCAGATGCGTGCGGTCGCCGAAAAGGCCGACGTGGCCCTGGGAACGCTCTACCGGTACTTCCCGTCCAAGATCCACCTGCTGGTGACCGGCCTGGCGCGGGAGTTCGAACGCTCCCTGGACCGGCTGGACCGCACCAAGATCCCCGGTGACACCCCGTACGACCGGGTGCTGTTCGTGCTGTCCCGCACGACCCGCACCATGCAGCGCAACCCGCAGCTGACCGAGGCGATGACCCGCGCGTTCATGTTCGCCGACACCTCGGCGGCCACCGAGGTCGACGCGGTCGGCGCGCTCACCGAGACGTTGTTCAGCGGGGCGATGACGACCGGTGACGACGAGCCCACAGAGGAGCAGCGCGCGATCGCCCGCGTCATCGCGGACGTGTGGCTGTCGAACCTGGTCGCCTGGGTCACCCGGCGCGCGTCGGCCACCGACGTGGCCAACCGGCTGGAGCTCACGGTTCGCCTGCTGCTGCGCTGA